In Rhodanobacter denitrificans, the sequence ATCGCTCTATCTGTTCCTCGTGCTGGGCCTGGCCGTCGGCATCGGCCGTCTGCAGCGCAACGCTCCATCCTGCTGACGCCTGCCATGGCCCGCATCAATCTGCTTGCATGGGACAACCAGCGCGGTCTCAGCCACGACATCCGGCTGCTGTCCGCGGCCCTGGTCGCGCTCGGTCATCAGGTCCAGGTGACCCGGCTCGGCCCGCACCGGCACGATGGCCGCCGCAAGGTATGGCTGGCGCATGCGCGCATGTGGTGGCAACGGCTGCGCCACGCCGACCGGCACGCCACGCTGTACGACTTCAACATCGCACTGGAGCACGTGCGTCCGGACTGGTTCGGGCTGGCGCGGCGGAACCTGCTGGTGCCAAACCCGGAATGGCTGTCGCCACGCAGCCAGCGCTACCTGGCTCGCCACGACGCGATCCTGTGCAAGACCCGGCATGCGGTCGGGCTGTTCGCCGCCCGCGGCTGCCGCGCGCTGTACATCGGCTTTCGCAGCACCGACTGCCTGCAGCCGGAAATTCCGCGGCAGCCGACCTTCCTGCACCTGGCCGGCGCCAGCCGCATGAAGGGCACGCAGCGGCTGCTGGCGCTGTGGCAGCGGCACCCGGAATGGCCGAAGCTGCTGGTGCTGCAGTCGCCGCGCACCGCCACCCCGCTGACTGCGCCGGTGCCGGCCAACATCGAACACCGGATCGGCTATCCGGGCGACGTGCGCGAGATCCGCCGGCTGCAGAACGCGCACCTGTTCCACCTGTGCCTGTCGGAGACCGAGGGCTGGGGTCACTACCTGGTCGAGGCGATGAGTTGCGGCGCGGTGGTAGTCAGCTGCGACG encodes:
- a CDS encoding glycosyltransferase is translated as MARINLLAWDNQRGLSHDIRLLSAALVALGHQVQVTRLGPHRHDGRRKVWLAHARMWWQRLRHADRHATLYDFNIALEHVRPDWFGLARRNLLVPNPEWLSPRSQRYLARHDAILCKTRHAVGLFAARGCRALYIGFRSTDCLQPEIPRQPTFLHLAGASRMKGTQRLLALWQRHPEWPKLLVLQSPRTATPLTAPVPANIEHRIGYPGDVREIRRLQNAHLFHLCLSETEGWGHYLVEAMSCGAVVVSCDAPPMNELVTPARGVLVGASDAGPFNLSTLHRFDEAALEAAIERLLAMPGHERAALGVQARAWFESNEASFAARLDAALRQLG